CGACGGATCTCCCTGTGGAGGGAGtcccagagctttggtgccatgaccaagaaggccctttccccaGGTTGCCCCCTGCCCAACCCAAGGCAGGACATCTGAAGCACGTaggaacgtatgaagctgccttctactgaatcagacgctgTTGAGCTGCGGTGCTCAAGCCTTGCCCTTgcctcttctctctccctttcccagtGAGCTGAAGCTGCGGAACTACAGCCCGGAAGACGAGGAGCTCAAGGTGCGGGTGGTGCCTCAAGCCAAGCCAGTCTCAGGTAAGGAAGGCCTCATTCCGGTCACCTGTGGTGGAGCCCTGCTGAGCTGGGTTCAGGACTCTGTTTTGTCCGGCTGTCAGCATCCAGCTGGATGCTGCCGGGAAGCTTAACAAGCCGACTGTGAAGGTAATGCTGCAGCCCAGGGTGTGGAGAGGTGCATTTCCACTGAGCAGGAACAGATTTTTGCTGTCGCCCGGAGACGGCGCCTTTGTCTGTGGCTGAAAACTGCTGGCCTCATCTGAAACCTTGCCCATTCATTCCTTGTTGCAACTCCTTCAAGGGCTTTTTGGGTGGCgggtgcatattaggccacacctccctgatgcagccaatcctccaagagctgacagggctcttagtacagggcctactgtaagctccaggaggattggctacagcaggggtgtatggaactcagcgggaaatcctttgcatattagggcacgcctccctgatgtagccaatcctccaagagctgacagggctcttagtacagggcctacggtaagctctaggaggattggctacatcgggtgtatAGAACCCCTGTGGAACTCAGTGGGAaatccttcacatattaggccacgcctccctgatgcagccaatcctccaagagctgacagggctcttcatacagggcctactgtaagctccaggaggattggctacagcaggggtgtatgGAACCCCTGTGGAATTCAgtgggaaatcctttgcatattaggccacgcctccctgatgcagccaatcctccaagagctgacagggctcttcttacagggcctactgtgagctccaggaggattggctacatcgggtgtatAGAACCCCTGTGGAACTcagcgggaaatcctttgcacattaggccacgcctccctgatgcagccaatcctccaagagctgacagggctcttagtacagggactattgtaagctccaggaggattggctacatcaggggtgtatggaactcctgtggaactcagcgagaaatgctttgcatattaggccacgcctccctgatgcagccaatcctccaagagctgacagggctgttcttacagggcctcctgtaagctccaggaagttgggctgcatcaggggggtgtggcctaataggcaaaggtgttcctgctacaaaaaaagccccggttctAAGCATTCCCGGAGGGGAAAATGAACTACTtgctttattccccccccccccacctgaaaAACTCTGCGCTGCTTTCATCCGGGCCTTGAGGGTTGCTTTCTTTACAAGTCTGCTTGCTTGCGGTTCCCTTGTGTCTGTAAAGCACCGGGACGTCGCAGCCGATGTATGGtcaccctgtagggcaggggtggctgacggtagctctccggatgtttttctggcctacaactcccatcagccccagccattggccatgctggctggggctgatgggagttgtaggcaaaaaaaaaaaaatccggagAGCTGCcatcggccacccctgctgcagGATTTTCTAAGCGAGAGTCATTCAGAGACGGCTGGCCATTGTCTGCCTTCCTCAGTGGTTTCCCACCTGCGTGCTTCCTAGGGCCAGCTCTGCTTCGCTGCTGAGAGCCAATGAGCTCGGGCTGCCTGCGCCCATCCAGATCAAGGGGTCGTAGCGTAGAGATGTCAGAATGGATTTGTACCCTGGAGCATATACCTGTGGCCATGGTTGAGGCGTAGAGCTACTGCTTAGCCTGCAGCACATCCTGTAATTAcccaggaacacaattccagctggcttggtgtcggaggtgaggcctaatatgctgatcagttcctgctgggttgtGGCTTTATATGCCAATGCATTCTTGCTGGGATTTTGTCCCCTTtttctgtggggagggggggatcaagGACatgtttagggctttttttttttgagcaggaatacacaggaacgctgttctggcaggcttgattttgggggtgtggtgtaatatgctaatgagttcctgctggggtgtggccttatatgccaATGCATTCTTGCTAGGATTTTGCCCCCTTtttctgtggggaggggggggatcaaGGACatttttagggcttttttttaaataggaatacacaggaacgctgttccagctggcttggtttcgggggtgtggcctaatatactaatgagttcctgctggggtgtggccttatatgccaATGCATTCTTGCTAGGATTTTGCCCCCTTtttctgtggggagggggggggatcaagGACATttttagggcttttttaaaataggaatacacaggaacgctgttccagctggtttggggtcaggggtgtggcctaatatgccaatgagttcctgctgggctctccccccctttttctaTGGGGGGGGATCAAGGACATGTCTGCGTGCAAATCGTACAACAGTTTCCCCTGCATTTCCCCagatagaataataataataataataataacaacaacaacaacaacaacaacaactttatttttatatcccgccctcccctgccaaagcgggctcagggcggctagattttgggggtgtggtgtaatatgctaatgagttcctgctggggtgtggccttatatgccaATGCATTCTTGCTAGGATTTTGCCCCCTTtttctgtggggaggggggatcaaGGACATttttagggcttttttaaaataggaatacacaggaacgctgttccagctggcttggtttcgggggtgtggcctaatatactaatgagttcctgctggggtgtggccttatatgccaATGCATTCTTGCTGGGATTTTGCCCCCTTtttctgtggggagggggggatcaagGACAtttttagggctttttttaaacaggaatacacaggaacgctgttccagctggcttggggtcaggggtgtggcctaatatgccaatgagttcctgctgggctctcccccccctttttctatGGGGGGGGATCAAGGACATGTCTGCGTGCAAATCGTACAAGTTTCCCCTGCATTTCCCCagatagaataataataataatgatgataataataataataataataacaacaacaacaacaacaacaacaacaactttatttttatatcccgccctcccccgccgaagcgggctcagggcggctagataGAGAATTTTAATTCCAGAAAGGAAACTATGGTACTGGGATGGAGAGGACAAATCGTGGTCCCCAGAATTCCCTGGGGAGGCCAGATCAGGTTTGTGCGGAGATTGCGAAAGGCGTTTGTGGTGTGTCTcagggcgggggggcggggggaagaggcCGGTCTCTAGGAGTCTGTGCTGAGTCTTCGCTTGTCCCGCTGCTTACGGTTATTGCTGTCTCCTCTCGCCCTCTAGTGGAGGACAAGGTGAAGGACCAGCTGGAGGCCGCCAAGCCTGAACCCATCATTGAAGAAGTGGTACGTTCCAGGCCGCCTTCCTTGCATGTGCTTTGCCAGAAAGCTAATTTGGCAGCTCCTAATGAGACGCCCTGACGTTTGTgtgtttctcttccttcccccttctagGACCTGGCTAACCTTGCGCCCAGGAAGCCCGACTGGTGAGTAATTGTAGTTTGAGGGGTGTTTTCCAGGCAGGGGGCACAGAAATGGCCAGGAAGTTTGACGTCCTTGCACGCTGCTTTACGGGCAGCTGTTAAGAAgacggctgcagatttatactccgcccttctctttgaatcagagactcagagcggctcaccatctcctttcccttcctcccccatagcagacaccctgtgaggtgggtggggctgagagggctctcccagcagctgccctttcaaggacaactcctgccagagctgtggccttcccaaggccattccagcaggtgcaagtggaggagtggggaatcaaacctgttctccagataagagtttgtgcacttaaccacgacacccaaCTGATGTCCTGGGCTCAGGGAGGTCATTGGAGTATTGCTGGGAAATGCAGAATCTGTCGTTATGATGCTACACAGCCAAAGtgagagcacattcagccgggactgcaggaactgcactggctgccagtagtataccggattcagactctcagtccatcaaagtcagtcttttctactgagactggcagcggctctccagggtctcaagctgaggtttttcatgcctatttgcctggaccctttttagttggagatgccggggattgagcctgggaccttctgcttcccaagcagatgctctaccactgagccacagccccattcatggctctccagggactcatgctgaggttattcacgcctatttgcctggaccctttttagttggagatgccggggattgaacctgggaccttctgcttaccaagcatatgctctacgactgagccatcgtccctctggatgagccacacagtatgtgtgaaagagccaaaagtggttcccaagctgcagtttggccacccctggtttaaactgttctaaattgtttattttaaggtTTAATCTAACTGTTATgtttgtgagcctccctgagcctgcttcggtggggagagtGAGACTGAAatcaactaaactaaactaagatGGATTGGTTCTGTTGGGCAGGGCAttgtttttttggtggggagtgGTGGGGTCCCATGCAAGCTTGTAATGCAGCCCCCTCACTCTCACACGGAGACCACAATCTCTCATCCCgtcggggaggggctgtggcacaGTGGAGCAGCTtgaggtccccggttcaatccccagcagctgtcaagcatgcgggttcaatgacgagtcgaagttgatacaaagactacgtttattgatagaccgctaCTTTGGCCAGagccgttgcttgagaagaatgaaaccgatacattgatacacaactcttaaggcatacttcaaagggattccaaaggtGGAGGGGACGCAgcggagcgttcacacatagaatatcaaaactacatacattcccagggcgtaaTCAGGCACTCGGCCTtgctatgcccagatggctcatcctcccggaagagaattcatgggaaggtgctgattactttgttcccttcacagTACCTCTAATTAAGCAGTCATAAAGCGGGAGGACAAGCCAGGAAGGAATAATAAACTAaaaacatttggttctctggaatCTTTCCCAgacctgcctctggcaaggccctAAAGCCATtggttattgatcagaattagccatgcttgacagtttccagtcgtgtgtgtgtgtatatgaacatatgaagctgccttatactgaatcagacccttggtccaacaaagtcaggaccaatcagacccttggtccaacaaagtcagtatcctactcagactggcagcggctctccagggtctccagctgaggtttttcacacctacttgcctggaccctttttagttggagatgccggggattgaacctgggaccttctgcttcccaaacagatgctctaccactgagccaccctccctcgctaacacttatgaggctctccagctgaggttttccacaactacttgcctggaccctttttagttggagatgccggggattgaacctgggacctcctgcttcccaagcagatgctctgccattgagccacagccccattcatggctcttcagggtctcaagctgaggttcttcacgccttcttgcctgggccctttttagttggcgatgccggggactgaacctggtgttaagccaaatgcccccaaaacgaggttggggaattagtcaggtgggcacctggctcaaacagggatcttttaccaatgtataccaggctcaaccatccagagagtgaatgctcaataaaaaggactctaatttaataaaaccaattgtgatttatttggaataatatagatctttcacacaagataaaaatacaatacaatcacacattcacacaggcctaagaaacacagataggggaacatataaggattcacatacagggtgatatttaccatcgtagtcttcaaggaaggttccaatggcgacataataggacaggggaaatggacccaaaactgtggccagaattggggatggatctagacagcggaactgggatactgttagatgcacacatgagtggagttgggacagaggttataaggactcctttgaccccttaggggatgggcggtgacggggaggagagatggggaggttctgtgatgaccatgaaggctgggcATCAGCAGAACCAATGGTGAGTtctttggtgacacctgattgggtgtttgctttggcCAATGAGCTTCACCTTTGTCCTGGGCATCCTAGAAACTTCCAGGTGGCGCCAGGGTCTGTGACGGCTCCACaggtatcagtatggaaatggttggggGTCTGGGATTATCTGAGAAGGTGTCAATAGGGAATcgaatattgacctaggtatccctgGTGTATACAAAAGACTTGGATGTGACAGGGGAATGTCCTTCCTCTTATTCTTTGATCTCCTGAGTAGGGGGCCTTTGCCCAGTGTTTTGCTAGACAAAGAGTATCAATAGTTGAGCTGTTAGTCCATTCATGGGCTAAATGGGTTGCTTGAGGGctaagggtgacacagggtgtgtacgtgatcttcccactaagaaggaatgaagtccagcctggcagggtatgcttggataagcttatgcaaaagctgaagcagatgcttggagatggaatcaggaaagcacgATGGATCCTggtgttgttagccttaggttcatggaggcaggctggaaacatggtggcctagCTTctcccactgcagcggccaagactgggcacacaaggagcagagttctggctaacacccatccagatgtagaatgctgctgcaaagctgaggcttataatgTCCACATAAgctttagaaactgtaagcaaagtccacttcttagagcagatgtgtgagagtcaaaactccaggcaccctggcaaccatactggtgatcacgatgtccatatgtatgaaaagtagggggcttttcctcacactgggaccttctgcttcccaagcagatgctctgccactgagccacagccccattcatggctcttcagggtctcaagctgaggttcttcacgccttcttgcttgggccctttttagttggagatgccggggactgaacctgggaccttctgcttcccaagcagatgctctgccactgagccacagccccattcatagctcttcagggtctcaagctgaggttcttcacgccttcTTGCCTAggccctttttagttagagatgccggggactgaacctgggaccttctgcttcccaagcagatgctctgccactgagccacagccccattcatgactctccagggtctcaagctgaggttcttcatgcctactttcctggaccctttttagttggagatgacagggattgaacctgggatcttctgcttaccaagcagatgctcagccactgacccaccctccctccccactgcagcatctccagttcaaaggaccaggtggGAGGTGTGATGGGGAAGAGACCCTGAGAACCACTGCcgatgctgaccttgatgggccaagggtccgattcagtagaaggcggcttcgtttgtgtttgggggaggggccgtggcttcGAGGAAGAGCCTCTGCGTTGCATGCAAAagttccagattcaatccccaacatcgCCAGCTAAAGATGTAGGCGATGggcaagacctctgcctgagaccctggagagcagctgccggtctgagtagacaagactgactttgatggactgagggggatctgattcagtagagccAGTAGacttcactgtcacaggaggtggcggcagctacaagcatagacggcttcaagaggggattggatcaacgtacagagcagaggtccattagcggccaaggccttcccctgataagaatataatgggtggccgacggtagttgtccaggtgtttttttccctacaactcccatcagccccagccagcatggccaatggctggggctgatgggagttgtaggcaaaaaaacatctggagagctaccattggccacccctggaatataagaagagccctgctggatcagaccactgaaggtccatctagtccagcatcctgcctcacacagtggccaacagttcctctggagggccaacaacagggcagagaggccgaggccttcccttgagaagaacatcagaagagccctgctggatcagaccagggagggtccatctagtccagccacctgcctcacacagtggccaaccagagcctctggagggccaacaacagagcagagaggccgaggccttcccctgagaagaacatcagaagagccctgttgggtcagaccagggagggtccatctagcccagcctcctgtctcacacagtggccaacagttcctctggagggccaactacaaggcagagaggccgaggccttcccctgagaagaacctcagaagagccctgctgggtcagaccagggagggtccatctagtccagcatcccagtctcacacagtagccaaccagttcctctggacagccaacagcagggTCCAGAGACCCATGctttcccctggtgttgcctcctggcactgggattcagaggttgactgcttctgaatgtcaccatgactagtagctgtTGATAGACCGGTTCTCTCCATAAATCTCTccgatcccctcttaaagctgtttattcctgcggcCGTCGCTGCCCTCTCTGGTTGTGAATTCTGCGTTTGAATAACTCTCCGTGGAATGAACTTGCAATGCGTTCTGTTCCTCCTACATTTAACTACCTGTTGCGCCTGGGGATTCTCTTGAGGGCTTGCTGTCCAGTCTTGCCTTGTCGTCCGTTCCCAGGGCAGCGTCTGTGCAGAGCCTTTTGGCCCAAAGGAACTGTCCGTTCCTAGGCTCGATTTCCCTGTCCCTGGAGTGCCGCTCCCTGGGCTTCTCCGCTCCTTCCACCTCCGGGTGATGTGGCTGCAGGGGGGCTTTATTTGTGTCACTGTCCTCCTTTTGCTCCCCAGGGATTTGAAGCGAGACGTTGCCAAGAAACTGGAGAAGCTTGAGAAGCGAACGCAGAGGGCAATCGCAGAGCTGATAAGTGAGTCCACGTCTATGGGGGATGAGCGATGGGGTGTGTGGGCAGAGACGAGGTTTCagcttgaggtgggggggagtctGCTACAAAAAATTCTGGCCATCTACCAGGCCCCCTCCC
This portion of the Heteronotia binoei isolate CCM8104 ecotype False Entrance Well chromosome 10, APGP_CSIRO_Hbin_v1, whole genome shotgun sequence genome encodes:
- the CCDC12 gene encoding coiled-coil domain-containing protein 12 — protein: MAAAPGGLQEEALRRKERLKALRERTGTAAKQNKDDDPPEAKQFRGNAEETEAPKHNELKLRNYSPEDEELKVRVVPQAKPVSVEDKVKDQLEAAKPEPIIEEVDLANLAPRKPDWDLKRDVAKKLEKLEKRTQRAIAELIRERLRGQEENLASAVDSAKQDGSDSD